A region of the Candidatus Methylomirabilis oxygeniifera genome:
GGCGATCGAGGGGGCGTTGGAGGGAATCGTACGCTTCCTGACGCCGCTGCGACCGACCATGCGGAATGAGCTGATCCAGTTCCTCGGCCCCCACGTGGAACAGGCACGGCACGCTAAGGAATCGCTCGAAAGGATTCTTCTGGAATTACAGCAGAAGAAGGAGTCGTGAGGGTCAGACCTCCGCGCTCGGCTTATCCCCGGAAGATTCAACTATTCGGACATAACCCAGGGTCCGCAGGAATCTCTCCCCCTCAGTCGATTTGAGGAAGCTCAGCAGATAGTCGCTGAAGCTTTTCGCCATATCCGACGAGAGGTACGGCGGATGGCCCATTGCGCACCAGATCGTAATCTTATGGTACAGGCTCTGCACGTCTCCTATCATAGCGGACTCCTTCTTCACCGAACCTTCGACTTTGGAGTACCGAGCTCAGCCCTCTCCTCACCCTCGACCTTGGCCTGCATCTTCTTCACTAGATCCTGATAAGAGGAGGTACGAATGATCTTGCTGAACTGGGTGCGATAGTTATTCACCAGACTGACACCCTCGACGACAATGTCATAGACCGACCATTTGGAGTCGGCCTTTTGCAGACGGTAGGCGATGGGGATTTCCTGATTCCGTTTGGTCACGATCTTGGTCCGCACCTCGGAATAGTTGCCGTCCGTCGTCTCTTCCAGGTACAGGATCTGCTCGCCCGTATACCCCTCGACCCGATCGACATAGGCCCGTTCCAACAGATCGGTGAACAGACCGACGAATTCACTGCGCTCATCGGGCGTACGCTCGCTCCAGTACCGGCCCATGGAACGTTTCGACATCTCAGAGAAGTCAAATCGCTCCAATACGGTCTTGCGGAGTTGGGCTCGACGCTCCTTGGTCTTCCGCTCACCCTTGAGGGCCGGATCGGTCAGGATCTTGAGCACCTGGTCAACGGTTCCCTTGACCTGATCTGTCGCCGGA
Encoded here:
- a CDS encoding protein of unknown function (Evidence 5 : No homology to any previously reported sequences), whose translation is MPEEQSRAEEAIREQVRVAVEAIEGALEGIVRFLTPLRPTMRNELIQFLGPHVEQARHAKESLERILLELQQKKES
- a CDS encoding protein of unknown function (Evidence 5 : No homology to any previously reported sequences), yielding MKKESAMIGDVQSLYHKITIWCAMGHPPYLSSDMAKSFSDYLLSFLKSTEGERFLRTLGYVRIVESSGDKPSAEV
- a CDS encoding conserved exported protein of unknown function (Evidence 4 : Homologs of previously reported genes of unknown function) — encoded protein: MTAKYSDARYRWKTFTLIAAAVAVLWMPGQSLAGPATDQVKGTVDQVLKILTDPALKGERKTKERRAQLRKTVLERFDFSEMSKRSMGRYWSERTPDERSEFVGLFTDLLERAYVDRVEGYTGEQILYLEETTDGNYSEVRTKIVTKRNQEIPIAYRLQKADSKWSVYDIVVEGVSLVNNYRTQFSKIIRTSSYQDLVKKMQAKVEGEERAELGTPKSKVR